One window from the genome of Lutra lutra chromosome X, mLutLut1.2, whole genome shotgun sequence encodes:
- the FANCB gene encoding Fanconi anemia group B protein isoform X2: MSSKQAVSSKEQEMLLCYNGEVLIFRLSEGHFAGKGPAKTPVLHVRRMVFDRRTRAFVQKSTGSFMLKEENSHLKIMCCDCVSDFRTGINLPYIMIQCNKKNNIFTYFLLFLHSTNKFEKRLSFRLSHELKDGVRVLNGPFVLWRHVKTFYCISSQTGKVTTVSLNFSSVEWAGEIENLGMVLLGPKTCFLSEEGSTQKLSKSDYAIWNTKFCVYSLENEEVVSDAYIIPPAYTSVITYVHVCATEIVNNQLRMSLIALTRKNQLILFQNGTPKSVCQLPFGDPCAVQLMDSGRGDFFIVSFRSGDACAIWKKNFQVAAKWEKIRSVLIDDFIGTGSEQVLLLFQESLNSDCLSSFTITDLGYVSYSNKTLDCNEDDSFEDKERNRYMMVPPLERGLKVGFTCIQELQQHLLLKEKIISKSYKTLINLVQGKDDSTSSAEKAHLFTLCGKEENPVCTFDKKMPDNFQDSEQLVEKIWYRVIDDSLVVGVKTPSSLKLSLNHVALSLLLDQAHSSSCRLIKCQNRVIKLRRDFFPAPCSLPCETGSDAKRIKLTVGSEEEEGEEQEKEEESFVCEQSSEKECVQVITAVTSLSPLLALSNFCCTVLLQIRERENGNSSEDRYIQCGRLFLSLEDLSSRQYLLIFPKKKPIEHMEDLFALLTVFKKTCFQITSSNYSLTSMKTWLLEYMKCEEIKEFPEICFCKMPGSFYGTLFQWKQKTPFEGILIIYSRNQTVLFQCLHNLIRALPINCFFKNLKFGSVDFLINHLALTLEKELVTHRSFSSALVKVENNLVQSCEASKEKSSGVAALSDREENVHPYRKELQREKKRTLGTDLKATTITGVYIGMEKP, translated from the exons ATGTCTAGCAAACAAGCTGTGTCATCTAAGGAACAAGAAATGCTCTTGTGTTATAATGGGGAAGTCCTTATTTTTCGGCTGTCTGAGGGACATTTTGCAGGTAAAGGGCCTGCAAAAACACCTGTATTACATGTCAGGAGAATGGTGTTTGACAGAAGAACAAGAGCATTTGTTCAGAAGTCCACTGGATCCTTTATGCTAAAGGAAGAAaactctcatttaaaaattatgtgttgcGACTGTGTGTCAGATTTCAGAACTGGAATTAATCTCCCTTATATTATGATACaatgcaataaaaagaataacatcttcacatattttcttctatttcttcacagTACCAATAAATTCGAAAAGCGTTTGAGCTTTAGACTAAGCCATGAGTTGAAGGATGGTGTAAGGGTCCTTAATGGTCCGTTCGTTTTATGGAGACATGTCAaaacattctactgtatctcttcCCAAACAGGCAAAGTTACTACTGTGTCtcttaatttttcctctgttgagtGGGCAGGGGAGATTGAAAATCTAGGTATGGTTTTATTGGGACCGAAGACATGTTTTTTATCTGAAGAAGGATCCACTCAAAAGCTTTCAAAATCAGATTATGCAATTTGGAATACCAAATTTTGTGTATACTCCCTTGAAAATGAAGAAGTAGTAAGTGATGCTTACATTATCCCTCCTGCTTATACCAGTGTAATAACTTATGTGCATGTCTGTGCAACTGAGATTGTCAACAATCAGTTAAGAATGTCTCTGATTGCCCTTACTCGAAAGAATCAgctgattttatttcaaaatgggaCTCCTAAAAGCGTGTGCCAGCTTCCATTTGGAGATCCTTGTGCAGTTCAACTTATGGATTCAGGCAGAGGAGACTTTTTCATCGTATCCTTTAGGTCTGGTGATGCTTGTGCCATTTGGAAAAAGAACTTTCAG GTTGCTGCTAAGTGGGAAAAAATTAGATCAGTACTGATAGATGACTTTATAGGAACTGGAAGTGAACAAGTACTGCTACTTTTTCAGGAGTCCTTGAATTCAGATTGCCTGAGTTCGTTTACAATAACAGATCTTGGCTACGTAAGCTATTCA aaCAAAACATTGGATTGCAATGAAGATGACTCATTTGAAGACAAAGAACGGAATCGTTATATGATGGTTCCACCTTTGGAAAGAGGATTGAAA GTTGGTTTCACTTGTATTCAGGAATTGCAGCAGCATCTCTTgcttaaggaaaaaattatttcaaaatcttacAAAACTTTAATAAACCTGGTTCAAGGGAAAGATGATAGTACATCAAGTGCAGAGAAG GCACATCTTTTTACTCTTTGTggtaaagaagaaaatcctgtctGTACCTTTGATAAGAAGATGCCAGACAATTTTCAAGATTCAGAACAGCTAGTAGAGAAGATATGGTATCGTGTAATAGATGACAGCTTGGTTGTTGGAGTGAAGACCCCATCTTCTTTGAAGCT GTCCCTGAATCATGTGGCTTTATCACTGTTATTGGATCAAGCTCATAGCTCCAGCTGTCGGCTTATTAAGTGTCAAAATAGGGTGATCAAGTTGAGGAGGGattttttcccagcaccatgctCACTGCCATGTGAAACAGGATCAGATGCAAAAAGGATCAAGTTGACTGTTGGtagtgaggaggaagagggagaggaacaggaaaaggaagaggaaagcttTGTTTGTGAACAGTCATCTGAGAAAGAGTGTGTACAGGTCATTACTGCTGTAACATCTCTTTCACCACTTTTAGCATTGAGTAATTTTTGTTGTACTGTGCTGCTACAAATTAGGGAGAGGGAAAACGGTAACTCTTCTGAAGATCGTTATATTCAGTGTGGCAGACTTTTTTTAAGCCTAGAAGACCTTTCAAGTAGGCAATACCTGCtgatatttccaaagaagaaaccTATAG AACACATGGAAGATCTGTTTGCACTTCTCACAGTGtttaaaaaaacttgttttcAAATCACATCATCCAACTATTCTCTGACTTCAATGAAGACGTGGCTCCTGGAATACATGAAatgtgaagaaatcaaagaatttccAGAAATTTGCTTTTGCAAGATGCCAGGGAGTTTCTATGGGACACTCTTCCAGTGGAAACAAAAAACACCATTTGAAGGGATTTTAATAATCTATTCCAG GAATCAAACAGTTTTGTTCCAGTGCCTTCATAATCTCATCAGAGCTCTCCCTATAAACTGTTTcttcaaaaatctaaaatttgGAAGTGTTGATTTCCTAATTAATCATTTGGCGTTAACTTTGGAGAAGGAATTGGTTACCCAtcgttctttttcttctgccttagTTAAGGTTGAAAACAACTTGGTGCAAAGTTGTGAAGCAAGCAAAGAAAAGAGTAGTGGTGTGGCGGCTTTATCAGACAGAGAGGAAAACGTCCATCCCTACAGAAAAGAactacagagagaaaagaagcgAACGTTGGGGACGGACCTAAAA
- the FANCB gene encoding Fanconi anemia group B protein isoform X1 encodes MSSKQAVSSKEQEMLLCYNGEVLIFRLSEGHFAGKGPAKTPVLHVRRMVFDRRTRAFVQKSTGSFMLKEENSHLKIMCCDCVSDFRTGINLPYIMIQCNKKNNIFTYFLLFLHSTNKFEKRLSFRLSHELKDGVRVLNGPFVLWRHVKTFYCISSQTGKVTTVSLNFSSVEWAGEIENLGMVLLGPKTCFLSEEGSTQKLSKSDYAIWNTKFCVYSLENEEVVSDAYIIPPAYTSVITYVHVCATEIVNNQLRMSLIALTRKNQLILFQNGTPKSVCQLPFGDPCAVQLMDSGRGDFFIVSFRSGDACAIWKKNFQVAAKWEKIRSVLIDDFIGTGSEQVLLLFQESLNSDCLSSFTITDLGYVSYSNKTLDCNEDDSFEDKERNRYMMVPPLERGLKVGFTCIQELQQHLLLKEKIISKSYKTLINLVQGKDDSTSSAEKAHLFTLCGKEENPVCTFDKKMPDNFQDSEQLVEKIWYRVIDDSLVVGVKTPSSLKLSLNHVALSLLLDQAHSSSCRLIKCQNRVIKLRRDFFPAPCSLPCETGSDAKRIKLTVGSEEEEGEEQEKEEESFVCEQSSEKECVQVITAVTSLSPLLALSNFCCTVLLQIRERENGNSSEDRYIQCGRLFLSLEDLSSRQYLLIFPKKKPIEHMEDLFALLTVFKKTCFQITSSNYSLTSMKTWLLEYMKCEEIKEFPEICFCKMPGSFYGTLFQWKQKTPFEGILIIYSRNQTVLFQCLHNLIRALPINCFFKNLKFGSVDFLINHLALTLEKELVTHRSFSSALVKVENNLVQSCEASKEKSSGVAALSDREENVHPYRKELQREKKRTLGTDLKVSGAFYREMALKLAEVQLRSDLAAQKLAGL; translated from the exons ATGTCTAGCAAACAAGCTGTGTCATCTAAGGAACAAGAAATGCTCTTGTGTTATAATGGGGAAGTCCTTATTTTTCGGCTGTCTGAGGGACATTTTGCAGGTAAAGGGCCTGCAAAAACACCTGTATTACATGTCAGGAGAATGGTGTTTGACAGAAGAACAAGAGCATTTGTTCAGAAGTCCACTGGATCCTTTATGCTAAAGGAAGAAaactctcatttaaaaattatgtgttgcGACTGTGTGTCAGATTTCAGAACTGGAATTAATCTCCCTTATATTATGATACaatgcaataaaaagaataacatcttcacatattttcttctatttcttcacagTACCAATAAATTCGAAAAGCGTTTGAGCTTTAGACTAAGCCATGAGTTGAAGGATGGTGTAAGGGTCCTTAATGGTCCGTTCGTTTTATGGAGACATGTCAaaacattctactgtatctcttcCCAAACAGGCAAAGTTACTACTGTGTCtcttaatttttcctctgttgagtGGGCAGGGGAGATTGAAAATCTAGGTATGGTTTTATTGGGACCGAAGACATGTTTTTTATCTGAAGAAGGATCCACTCAAAAGCTTTCAAAATCAGATTATGCAATTTGGAATACCAAATTTTGTGTATACTCCCTTGAAAATGAAGAAGTAGTAAGTGATGCTTACATTATCCCTCCTGCTTATACCAGTGTAATAACTTATGTGCATGTCTGTGCAACTGAGATTGTCAACAATCAGTTAAGAATGTCTCTGATTGCCCTTACTCGAAAGAATCAgctgattttatttcaaaatgggaCTCCTAAAAGCGTGTGCCAGCTTCCATTTGGAGATCCTTGTGCAGTTCAACTTATGGATTCAGGCAGAGGAGACTTTTTCATCGTATCCTTTAGGTCTGGTGATGCTTGTGCCATTTGGAAAAAGAACTTTCAG GTTGCTGCTAAGTGGGAAAAAATTAGATCAGTACTGATAGATGACTTTATAGGAACTGGAAGTGAACAAGTACTGCTACTTTTTCAGGAGTCCTTGAATTCAGATTGCCTGAGTTCGTTTACAATAACAGATCTTGGCTACGTAAGCTATTCA aaCAAAACATTGGATTGCAATGAAGATGACTCATTTGAAGACAAAGAACGGAATCGTTATATGATGGTTCCACCTTTGGAAAGAGGATTGAAA GTTGGTTTCACTTGTATTCAGGAATTGCAGCAGCATCTCTTgcttaaggaaaaaattatttcaaaatcttacAAAACTTTAATAAACCTGGTTCAAGGGAAAGATGATAGTACATCAAGTGCAGAGAAG GCACATCTTTTTACTCTTTGTggtaaagaagaaaatcctgtctGTACCTTTGATAAGAAGATGCCAGACAATTTTCAAGATTCAGAACAGCTAGTAGAGAAGATATGGTATCGTGTAATAGATGACAGCTTGGTTGTTGGAGTGAAGACCCCATCTTCTTTGAAGCT GTCCCTGAATCATGTGGCTTTATCACTGTTATTGGATCAAGCTCATAGCTCCAGCTGTCGGCTTATTAAGTGTCAAAATAGGGTGATCAAGTTGAGGAGGGattttttcccagcaccatgctCACTGCCATGTGAAACAGGATCAGATGCAAAAAGGATCAAGTTGACTGTTGGtagtgaggaggaagagggagaggaacaggaaaaggaagaggaaagcttTGTTTGTGAACAGTCATCTGAGAAAGAGTGTGTACAGGTCATTACTGCTGTAACATCTCTTTCACCACTTTTAGCATTGAGTAATTTTTGTTGTACTGTGCTGCTACAAATTAGGGAGAGGGAAAACGGTAACTCTTCTGAAGATCGTTATATTCAGTGTGGCAGACTTTTTTTAAGCCTAGAAGACCTTTCAAGTAGGCAATACCTGCtgatatttccaaagaagaaaccTATAG AACACATGGAAGATCTGTTTGCACTTCTCACAGTGtttaaaaaaacttgttttcAAATCACATCATCCAACTATTCTCTGACTTCAATGAAGACGTGGCTCCTGGAATACATGAAatgtgaagaaatcaaagaatttccAGAAATTTGCTTTTGCAAGATGCCAGGGAGTTTCTATGGGACACTCTTCCAGTGGAAACAAAAAACACCATTTGAAGGGATTTTAATAATCTATTCCAG GAATCAAACAGTTTTGTTCCAGTGCCTTCATAATCTCATCAGAGCTCTCCCTATAAACTGTTTcttcaaaaatctaaaatttgGAAGTGTTGATTTCCTAATTAATCATTTGGCGTTAACTTTGGAGAAGGAATTGGTTACCCAtcgttctttttcttctgccttagTTAAGGTTGAAAACAACTTGGTGCAAAGTTGTGAAGCAAGCAAAGAAAAGAGTAGTGGTGTGGCGGCTTTATCAGACAGAGAGGAAAACGTCCATCCCTACAGAAAAGAactacagagagaaaagaagcgAACGTTGGGGACGGACCTAAAAGTGAGTGGTGCCTTTTATAGAGAAATGGCTTTGAAGTTAGCTGAGGTTCAGCTGAGATCAGACCTTGCTGCACAGAAACTGGCTGGTTTATAA